Proteins from a genomic interval of Haliaeetus albicilla chromosome 13, bHalAlb1.1, whole genome shotgun sequence:
- the TFB2M gene encoding dimethyladenosine transferase 2, mitochondrial, producing the protein MLAGRTPPGAAGCRRLLAAALAVGLRPLLCGLRPCWATAKRAAGQWPSPGLRVPEAAEAERLVQQAQQLQRIRAPLRRFIACPQLARTVQRCLQGGASPGPRPVLLECAPGPGILTRTLLNAGVRVVALESSSAFLPNLQSLENSLDGQLKVIYGDFFRLDPLVTGTVKPPAVCSDKLFETMGVAAVPWRADVPLKIFGILPQKKERNTLWRLLFALYECSSIYRYGRVELNIFISEKEYKVLTAKPGEVRAYQALTILWQVGCEIQLLHMEPWSSFVTNLKNGGRAVPKSTWLPNDHLCLVRLTPQQNLFTGGLNPTNSSTFIFMVKQCLARPKSRLTDRLNSWSLDNGGKLLRELEIPDNAETRNLYPEDYRRLFEALQNSNMFAETWFHDEVLDSIRNINL; encoded by the exons ATGCTGGCAGGCCGAACCCCGCCGGGCGCTGCGGGCTGCCGCCGTCTCCTGGCGGCGGCTCTGGCGGTGGGGCTGCGGCCGCTGCTGTGCGGGCTGCGGCCGTGCTGGGCGACGGCGAAGCGGGCGGCGGGGCAGTGGCCGAGCCCGGGCCTGCGGGTGCCGGAGGCGGCGGAGGCGGAACGGCTGGTGCAGCAGGCGCAGCAGCTGCAGCGGATCAGAGCTCCGCTCCGCCGCTTCATCGCCTGCCCGCAGTTAGCGCGCACTGTGCAGCGTTGCCTGCAGGGCGGAGCCAGTCCCGGTCCCCGGCCCGTCCTGCTCGAGTGCGCGCCCG GTCCTGGAATCTTGACCCGAACTCTGCTCAATGCAGGTGTTAGAGTGGTagctctggaaagcagctcaGCTTTTCTTCCAAACTTACAG TCCCTAGAGAATAGCCTGGATGGACAATTAAAGGTAATTTATGGTGACTTCTTCAGACTGGATCCTTTGGTGACTGGAACAGTGAAACCACCTGCTGTGTGTTCTGACAAACTTTTTGAAACCATGGGTGTAGCAGCAGTTCCTTGGAGGGCAG ATGTACCTCTGAAAATTTTTGGGATCTTaccacaaaaaaaggaaaggaacacACTTTGGAGGCTTCTTTTTGCCCTGTATGAATGCAGTTCCATATACAGATATGGAAGAGTAGAACTCAACATCTTTATAAGTGAAAAAGAGTACAAG GTATTAACAGCAAAGCCTGGGGAAGTGAGGGCTTACCAAGCGCTTACTATACTTTGGCAAGTAGGATGTGAAATTCAGCTATTGCACATG GAACCTTGGTCATCATTTGTAACTAATTTGAAAAATGGGGGACGGGCAGTACCAAAAAGCACG tgGCTGCCAAATGACCATTTATGTTTGGTACGACTGACTCCTCAGCAAAATCTATTTACAGGAGGCTTGAATCCCACAAATTCATCTACCTTTATTTTCATGGTGAAACAGTGTCTTGCTAGACCTAAGTCTAGACTTACTGATAGATTAAA TTCATGGAGCTTGGACAATGGTGGCAAATTACTGAGAGAGCTAGAAATTCCAGACAATGCTGAAACACGTAACTTATACCCAGAAGACTATAGGCGTCTTTTCGAGGCCTTGCAGAACTCTAATATGTTTGCTGAAACCTGGTTCCATGATGAAGTCTTGGACAGTATAAGGAACATAAACTTATAA